The sequence GGGCTATCTCCAGGGATTCTGCGTTTAAACGTTAATCTATGTGCTCTCTCCACACAAAAATGGCTAGAAACACCACCCTCCTCCATCCCTGCCTCAAGCCATTCCTGTATAAATTTAGTATAATCTGAGCCTTCCGTTCCTTCTGGAATACCCACGATTCTCAAATTAGCCCTTCTGCTTCTGTCCTCCAAATCAGTTACTTTTGTTACCAACTCTGCATTTACTTTTTTAATCTCGGTCGCTTCAGTAGCCATCTGTTTCACTTTATTCTCCAAATCATCTATCCTTTGTTCTGCTGCTGTAACCCTCTCTCTTGTAGTATTTATGTCACACCGTATGATTGAGATTTCCAACTTAATCTCTGCGACTTGCCCCGTCAGGCCATGCAATGTTTCATTAGATTTATTAATCGCCCGCAGTATGTCAGAAAGCGATGGTTCACTACTCTGGTTAGACTGCATATCAGAAGTCACTGAGGTTTCTAGAACTGAGTGTTCTCCGTCACCTTTATTACTGCCTCCGTCAACTTTGTTACTGCCCCCCCAAACTCAACCTTGATACAGCACCTAGCACTGAGGGACTTAGGAATTTATCCATTTTCTCTGTCTTATCTGGGGGTTTTTTTCACTGCAGGTGGGGAAGTCCCAGCCTTTGGCTGATTTTGGTTTGTCTTAGTTCTTATTTCGACCAAAAGCAAGTCACAAACTTCTTGTGTCTCACAAATAATTACAAATTTGCGGATAACACAAAATCCCCGAAGTAATCTCCCAATCCGTATATAGTTAGTCACAAATAATCACTTAGTATATATTTAGTCACGATTATCCCAAGTTCCTACTAAAATATCCCAAAATCCCCAAAAAACAGTTTCCCAAAGAGTATGTTATTAGACAAAGGAGTGCCAAAGACTGTTTCCCAATCTATATGTTGTTAGCCAGAGGAATCTCAAAATCCCAGAAAACTGTTTCCCAATCACTATGTTATTAGACAGAAGACTCACAAAATCCCAAAAAGCAGTTTCCCATTCAGTCTGTTATTAGACAGAGGAATCCCACCAGAAAACAGTTTCCCAATCTATATGTTGTTAGACAAAGGAATCCCAGAATCCCAGAAAACAGTTTCCCAATCAGTATGTTGTTAGGAAAAGGAATCCCAGAGTCCCCACAAACAGTTTCCCAAACAATATATTGTTAGACAGAGGAGTCCCAAAGTCCCAGAGAGCTATTCCCCCCTCAGTACGTTGTAAGACAGAGGAATCccaaaatccccccaaaaaaactgttTCCCAATCAATATGTTGTTAGACAGAGGAATCCCAGGAGCACAGTAAACAATGTCCCAATCAGTATATTGTTAGACAGAGGAGTCCCAAAATCCCAAAAAGCAGTTTCCCAATCAGTATGTTGTTAGACAAAGGAATCCCACCAGAAAAAGTTTCCCAATCAATATGTTGTTAGACAGAGGGATCCCAGAATCCCATAAAACTGTTTCCCAATCAGTATGTTGTTAGACATAGGAATCCCCGAATCCCAGAAAACTGTTTCCCAATCAGTATGTTGTTAGACATAGGAATCCCCGAATCCCAGAAAACAGTTTCCCAATCAGTATGTTGTTAGACATAGGAATCCCCGAATCCCAGAAAACAGTTTCCCAATCAGTATGTTGCTAAACAGAGGAATCCCAAAAATCCCAAAAAACAATTTCCCAATCAGTATATTGTTAGACATAGGAATCCCAAAAACCCAAAGAGCAGTTTCCCAATCAGTATGTTGTTAGACAGAGGAATGCCAAAATCCCAAAGAGCAGTTTCCCAATCAGTATGTTGTTAGACATAGAAATCACAAAATCCCAATAGGCAATTTTCCAACCGTACACAATTATTCACAATTTATCAGGAACGGATTCTTAACCAAAATATAGAGAAAAAGGAGAGGATCAGTCCTTAATATCCAATCATATAGTTAATGTCCCCAGTGTATTATTCATACAGTTGCTCCTTCCCAAAGTATCCTCAGCCTACTTGTATTACCATCCAGGAGCCTTAACCCTTAACAATCCAGAAGCCTCCCTTATTATCCTGCCCCTCGGCGCCCCTCTCTTATCTCTCTCACAGTTCTTACACCCCCTCGTAATTGTCCTCAGCTCCTCCAACGGATCCCAATGTCTCTCTTCACCACCCCGTTCCTCCTCCGGAGCTCACCAACACCACGCCACATtcaggggggggggcttctcACTGCTCGTTCTCAGCACTCCAAACGACTGCCTCTCGACCCGCTCTCAACGGCTCCTTCAGCTCTCACCAACCCACGTGGCCTCTCCTCGGCGCCTCTGCTCCTCTGCTCCTCCGTCCGGACACAACACCGCCAAGACACAGCACCGGGGCCCGCTCCTCACTCCTCCGGGACTCCTCACCATCAACCCTGACAGCAATCCGCTCACAGACTCCTCTGGAAGCCTCAGCACATCACGCGGCCAAGAGGACGTCCACAGCACTCTCCGACTCCTCACTCCTTCGCAACCCGTCTGGCACAAATCATCTGCGGTAACTGCTAGTCCTCTCCTCCTTCTTTTGCCAAGCGGCCCAGCATCGCACACCGCCCGGCGTGATGCACGTGCTACGTCATCACGCTAGCACCTCCCccccctttcaagaaacttaagtggacggctgtgctgtttgcatagagcaggggtagggaaccttcgacccttcagcagttgcaaaactacaactcgcatcatgcctggacagctcctatacactagaacagggatggggaaccttcagccttccagctgttgcaaaactacaactcccatcatgcctggaaagctccTATACTCTAGAACAGAGATGGGGAATCTTCAGCCCCTTCATCAATGGCATGGGGTGTCTGACCAGTAACTAACAGTGAGTGAGTGTTGccagtcacatacacagcactgtgcaaagtcgctatagtaatgtgaaaggtttggcgctgggaatatctggtgtatgtagggtgggcccctagaataaaatattccctggtgggcctaaggtaccccagtccgacaccggCTCCAAGTcctgttacattgtgtgaacatagcctatatatacatGCAAATGTTTACACTTACAAGACGGTCCCAACTCCCGACTTTCATCTGCTGTGGGCTGAACAGCTGCCCTTCTGCGGCGCTGCCGCCTTCATTCTTCCATTAGATCTTTAGAAAAAAAGGGAATACATGTCATtatcagcatcatcatcataagctgtTTTATTCCTAAAAAGCTCAATCCTTATATtatgagaggagggccatatgctGTGGGCTGCACATGACAGGTGGAGGGAACATATGATATATGTGGGCCTATGTGTTGGCAATCGGGTGGGGGGTCTGTGGGTACAATGTAAAAGGGTCGTGaaagtccccagtatattacacaccccaatagcagatcccagtatattacatattacactctcaggaatccagtatattacacatcccacaaTCAGGCTCACAGCATATTACTCACCGTGCCGTATATCTGCAAGTTTCCGGGGACTCTTATATTTAAGGCCCGACCATTTCTTTTGTAATTGGATGAGGGTCCTTCTCTTGTTGAGATCCTGCTGGAGGGTGCGTACCACCTTCCTTACTATACACCTTTTATATGTGTTGGGGTTAGTGACAGGGACACGTTCTAGGCCATAATTCATTTGGTCCATGATTTGGACCATGAGCTTCAGCTCTTCATGGCCAAAAGGGGACGATTGCCTGGACATTTTTCTACCTTTCCTAATCTCTGCTCAGCTGCGGCCTAGCGTTTGTACAGGGTGATACGCGCGAATagcatgacgctctacggacgcacattggaatcatgcatGTAATGCTGCGCAAGACAtatgaacgaaatgtgtgaacattgcccaaAGCGTTCGTGAAGTGTTCGCAAATATATTTCctgtggcattatactgcgattttggggtgttgggtgcacccaggcacgctccccctaatgtcccagtgtcattccagaggtgttggcatcgtttagggaggtttcatgggggacttggtgacctccaagtggtcgaatttggatttccaagttccgagaattttttccccataaactttaatgggattgagtattcgttcgaatagtcgaatttcGGTGCCTATtctattcgaattctcgaaagtcaaatattttactattcactCATTGTGTGTATCATTTACCTTGTTTGCTGTGTATCGTTCCTGGATGGAATAAATTTGTTCACGATTTTCCACTTACCCGGTGTGCTGCGGAGTATCTCTACTTAGCTGACTGTGGTCTGTGGTCCAGGACTTGTCTGCTGGCACCCATCAATGCTCTAGCATtggtgctgctcacatacaccgatagatagatagatagatagatagatagatagatagatagatagatagatagatagatagatagatagatagatagataggagatagatgatagatagatagatagataggagatagatagatagataggagatagatagatagatagatagatagatagatagatagatagatagatagatagatgggagatagataggcgatagatagatagatagtttcaaatctgtataactttcggacaccagttgattttaaaacatttttctcaGAAGTCCCCATTAAGCTATGTTCACGGTCGTTGTTTGTGATGAAAACAAATGcacttaaaataatgcactgttTTGTTCAAATACGACtgcgaaaataattgacatgtaaattattTCTGGCCGCCAGAGTGTGAACAACGGGcatagttcacacaatgtatggctgttctgatggccgtacattgcattgaaCTCTATAATTAATTGAATTGCAGGCATACCCAAATGTGCCGCAATCCAAATAAAACAAAATCTTTCTGCGGCCAAACAGCGTCCGTTgttaatacgtagtgtgaacatagccttaaggtgatcTTCACATTATGTTATGTGAAAAGGTTAGTTGTGTGCACCAGGAAAGTTCCCATTCAAAACTCTGAATGTTTCCATATACTCTATGTTTACCtgaaggaggtaaaaaaaaaatcataatcaaaatgcttttattttttaataataataatgagtttatttgtatagcgcacacagattccacagcactttacatagtttttgacAATTATTGATTTCTGTCCCCAAtaaggctcacaatctaaatttgcctatctgtatgtttttgggtgtgggaggaaacccacgcaaacacggagagaacatacaaactctttgcagattttgcccttggtgggatttcaacccaggaccccagcacttaccccagtgctaaccactgagacaCCATGCTGCCCAGGAGTACCTGGACCTTTGTTGGgtgtctactagagatgagcgaacctggagcatgctcgagtcgatccgaacccgaactttcgccgtttgattagcggtggctgctgaagttgtataaagccctaaggctatgtggaaatcatggatatagtcattggctgtatccatgttttccagacaaccttagagctttatccaagttcagcatccccagctaatcaaataccgaacgttcgggttcggatcgactcaagcatgctccaggttcgctcatctctagtgtgtacATATTGAAATAACTTTATATGATGGGGAATTATTTTCCTTCAATGTAATAAAACGTGTAATGTTAATGTGTAAAGTCTTATTCAGACCTACTCCTCCTTGCGAGCTGCAATGAATATTAGGGCCTTATAGTCAGTATGGTGACTCACGTTCATTCTCTTCTTAATCTTACAGTCATCAATAACAAATCCTTCCCCAGCTAGAGCTTTCCTGACAAAATCCTCATCATATGTGAGAGCATGGAGCCTGTCTCTCCCAACTGTGTAATATGTTACATCTAAAGCCCCAAATAATAAGAGGTGTCCTCCAGGTTTCAGCAACCCTGAGAACTTCCTGAGATATCTGATGAAATCATCTTGGTCTTTGCAGGTAACATCTAGAAGCGCATAACTGATGATACAATCGGCTGGGGGTAAGACTATCGGAGCCGTCATATTCTCTTTCTCTAGGTCACATTTCACAACATGTTGAGCGGCTTCTCTCACTTTTCCTTCTTTGTCCTCCAACCGGTCACTAAAAGAGATGGTGAATGCAAACAGTCAATCAGTACAGTGGTGTCAATAAAGCTCAAAATTTAGGACCGGAGTGTTAGCTTCATTTAGGAAGGAGGGGGAATTATTAAATCTGGTGTAAATGTTATGCTGGGGTATAAATGTAatgcttaaagtaaatgtacctgtagtacatcgctttttttatttttttgagatGAATAGACCGCTGCCTGCGCAGGGATGCcgatgctgcagtccttttttgaatCCGACGCcagttcccatgcacggcgccaGCCTATTACCGAGCAGTATTGATCGAACTGGTCAAGAAAAGTTAGCTTCgggtcgaac is a genomic window of Dendropsophus ebraccatus isolate aDenEbr1 chromosome 12, aDenEbr1.pat, whole genome shotgun sequence containing:
- the LOC138769721 gene encoding indolethylamine N-methyltransferase-like isoform X2, producing MASSTHKLYHVHGCDSRQALEDYFSDKAEMVFAEDSLIFPIEQLTRTFAGGHIKGDVLVDLSVGPLVHHLYAACEFFKHIIVLKVNDRCILEMKRWLDSRTGAFDWGHATKLHVEMEGKSDRLEDKEGKVREAAQHVVKCDLEKENMTAPIVLPPADCIISYALLDVTCKDQDDFIRYLRKFSGLLKPGGHLLLFGALDVTYYTVGRDRLHALTYDEDFVRKALAGEGFVIDDCKIKKRMNVSHHTDYKALIFIAARKEE